The window TGCAAAATAACAATTCCACTTATGAATTCCAAAGTATCCATTTTAGCAGCAATGGATTCAGCTGATAATTTTGTGGCTCCATCACAATCACTTTTGGCAACTTCACGCAATgcttcataaatattttgcatattttcCTTGATTGCTTTTACAGCTCTGATGTGACTCTCCCATCTTGTATCACTTAAAGATTTTACTGTAAGTGATGGACACTTCGATTCAAAATACTCCAACGTTTTGTGGAaccagaaaaaaagttataaaggcTTTGAATAATTCCGAAAAATGTCACAATTTCCAATACAACTTTTATAGAATCAACAACAATAAGATTAAGTGAATATGCTGTACAAGAGACAAAGAGTGCTCGTTTATTtctatctaaaaattttttttgtaagccCTTCTTTTTGCCTCTCATATTTGCACCATTGTCGTATGCCTGACCTCTCATATCTTCAAGTGGAAGTTTATTTTCATTCAATGGAGCCACAAAGTTTTTTGCTCCAATCCATGACctgtaaaattaaactttgtttaaatatgtttcttaacttttaacatatattacataaaaaaaatcaggaaaatttcaaaaatttacaaacctGTGGTAtcatcaataataataaaatttaagaaactcTCTCGGATGTCGACAACCACTGAATCGTTATGTTTTTCTATGACAAGATATCGTATAATTAGAGTTAACTGTTCCTGATGACTGGCATCTGGTGTGCAATCCGCAATAATGGAGTAGTATTTGGCTTTCCGAATATTTTTAAGGATTTCCTCTCTAGTAGCACGAGCCACTAACTGAACAATTTTTTCTTGGATATTTTTGCTTAAGTAATGAGTTTTGTTTAGATTTTCCCCTACTTTGGAGACATGATATGCCATAATTGGGTCAAATTCTGCCATAAGTTCAACTATTTTTAGGAAATTTCAATTGTTTTCTTCATACAGTTTATCAGATGATCCTCTAAATGCTATGTTTTGTGATGCCATCATAATGATTatggaaattatattttttaaaacattatccCATCTATCAATTTCATTCAAAAGTTGCTTTTCCGTTAAACAATCAACAGTTTTTGAACTTTGTAGTCTTCTTTTTAACTCGATCCAATTGCCAAAGCTTTTAATATGATCAACACTAACTTCATGCCTCGTTAAATTTTGTGATAAATGCCTCCAGTCAGCAGATCCTGTTCTCGCAAGGGAAGTATCTGTAATCTTAAATAGTTTACAACAGAAAcagaatattttattcattttttctgaATAAATTAGCCATGATCTAGGATGACTTTCACCATTCGAAACTTTTTGGCAAAAAAAGCTTGAGCTGAAGGAACGATGATCATAATTTCTTGGGAAACTGTTTAATTGACGGTTTACAGAGCTATTCATAACTATTTCTTGATTATTATGGTTTGTAAGAGTCTGAGGCCAATCAGAAATTTCTTCCCATGTACAAAAAGGGAGCACGCCAGTTAAATTATCTTGATTCTCGAATCGAGATTCGCTCGAGAATTGAGTTTTGCTCGATTCTCTGTATTGGTTTGATTCTTCACCTTCCATCTCGATTTCATGTACTTTGATCTCATTTGAATTGATTGTATATGGCAAAGTTTTTATACCAGAATCATTGTTAGGGCTATAAAATGTTTCTGAACTTAAAAAAGTATCTAGTTTAGTTTGGTTTTTATCATGTTCTTCCTGTTTCTTTAGCCGTTTCAGATGATAATGAAAACCggacaacttttttcttttatccaTTTTCAAggaatttaataacaataaaagttatataaagtttctcccttctaaataaaatttttaattaaaaactcgttagacaatatttaatactttcgtaatttttgttaaacatattaataaaaaaaaaaaaattacttacatGTTTAAACGACTGATCATCTATAATAATAAAGCTATTACGCCATCGAAAACCCGCCTATTCAAAGAAAGAAATTATATTGGTACTAAAATATGCTGAATAAGCAAAAATGAGTCCAGGAACTTTCTTCAGAgacatttttattagtaaattgtttacaaaaattaaatattgaaatatcgATGTaatgttttacatatatatatataataataatttttatcagaacaaagaatttttttggcGAATTTTCATTTAACGTTGATCTTAAAATTTGCCGCCCCTAGAAATTTGCCGCCTGTGTGCATTGCACACTTGGCACACGCCACCAGCCGGCcctgtgtataaatatatatatatatatatatatatatatatatatatatatatatatatatatatatatatatatatatatatatatatatatatatatatatatatatacagggccggctGGTGGCgtgttttactaatttattatatatatacatatatatatatatatataataaattagtaataataataaattagtaaaaacacttatctatttttttctttcttctacACAGTGTTTCTCCATCAATAGGTTCATCAGAAAGAattcttcctgatgaacctactgatggagaaacactGTGTCGAAGGAAGAATTGACTACTGAAGGAAGAattcttcctgatgaacctactgatggagaaacactGTGTACAGGGCCGTGCACAGGATTTGGGGGCCCCGAGCATCCTTCAGTTTAGGGGCCCACCCCCTttactccaaaaaaaaaaaaaaggcctgcttcaatttttttattatattactggaatataagtataattaaatagtcCAGCTGTTGTttcttacaatattatttttcttggcttttGTTTAGCAAACTTTTCAATCACATCATggaaatcaatattttttgctaatagACACTCGATACTCAAAATGGCGAGGTCACTTGTTCGTTCTTGTCCCATAGTTGAGCGCAAAAAATTCTTGATGAACTTCAATTTACTGAATGAACGCTCACTTGAAGCCACTGTCACTGGAATTGAAGCAAAAATACGCAATGCAATTACTATATTTCTAAAGAGTTCTCCAAGCTTCATTtcagaaattttgtttaataagtcAAATGGGGCAAGAGGTTTCTTTCCAAAATTTGCAGTATGAATTTGTTTTATGTGAAGCAATTCTTCAGTCAGTTCATTTTCGGTCACATCACAAGAATATTTTTGCGAAAAATGTGAGCAAGCACTCTTGATTTCTGTTTCAGACAGTTTTTGATACTTCCACAAAAAAGAGAATATAGAAAGGATTTCTTGAATTGCTGTGAAACGTGCAGTAAGTCCACCAATTACAGAAtcaaaaatgtgataaaaaacCGTTCTCCGAAATGTTGCCTCCTCTCCTGATTCTGCTTCTGTTAATTCCGTAATTTGTTCATCACCTTTAATTTGCTACCCAAAAATTCCTCCCGAACAGATTTGAGTTGACTAATCAATGCTTCAATATTTTCCACCTAATATCAATAGTTGCTTTTCTTGCCTGAATGAACTGGTTGGAGCGGTCAATCAATGTGAGAACTTTCAGCCAAATTCCAGACATGAGAACACATTTGAAGGAGCTCATATATTTTAGGGCACCTCTAATCTCAGTTTTTGCTTTAGGCGTGAGATTCAAGCTCTTAACTTCTTTCAAAGATTCAATGATTTGGCTCAAGTGATTATAGAAAGGGCGAATGCTGTCAAGTCTCTCAGTCCATCGTGTTCCTGATTGTCCATGCAAAGACACACCGTGAAGTCTCTTTTGCAATATTTCCCAGCGTTGCGGACTAGCAGAAAAGATCGTATATAGGGTTTGAACAGTTCCAAAGAAAGTCTCAGCATCTGTACAGCTTGAGGCAACATTCTGTCCACACAAATTCAATGAATGACAATCACAGGGTAAGAATACAGACAATGGGTTCTTCTTTTGTAGGATTGCTTGAACACCCTTATATTTTCCTGACATGTTGACTCCATTGTCATAGCCTTGGCCACGGCAGtcttcaaaacaaatttttaatgtttccaaAGTTTCCAGAATTAATTCCGCAATATCAGATCCAGTCTTCTTGGCACAATCTGCAAAGATCAAAAACCGctcttcaattaaaaattttccagGTTCTTTTTCATGTACATATCGAATGACAAACGAACTTTGTTCAGTATGGCTCACATCAGGAGTGGCATCAACCatagttaaaaaatactttgcagACTTGCACTCTTCTATAATTTGCCCGCGAACCTCAGCTGCACAAAGGCCAATGAATTCATTTTGAGAACGATTTGACAAGTAATGCACCTGAAGACGTTGACCCTTGTCCtgtgattttttaacttttatcacATGTTCCTTAAGAATTGGGTCATAATGCGAAATCAGTTCCAGCAATCCTAAGAAATTTCCATTATGAGAATATCCAATTAGGTCAGATTTTCCACGAATAGCCAATCCACGTTCACCAAGAAACAGAATCACATCCAAGATTCGTTCCAAGATTTTTCTCCAGGTGTCAGCTTCATTGAGAATTTGGCGATTCATCAAATGTTCAATTGACTGATCAGTTTTCATTCGAGCTTCCAATTCACGCCACTGAATGTAGCATTGTTTATGGATTTTCGAATGCTCATGTTCAGGAATTCGACTGATGAGATTCTTCCACTTCTTTTCATATCCCAATCCTCCAATCATTGCAAGGGATGAAGTCATGTGTGGAAGTTGATTTCTAAGTAAAAATATTCTGCTTTTCAAAACTGACATTGGAAATATGTGATTTCCATTATCTTTTGGCATATCAAGTGGGAAAGGAATGCGACCAGCCATGACAAACTTTTCCAGCTGAGAAGGGGAGAAATTTTCTGTTTCAAATTCACCAATGTCAAATGGCTGCAACAATGCTGGTCCATCACTGCTAGTGGTCCTTGTAGAAGTATTATCACTACCACTAATTTGACAGTCTTCAAAAGTGGCTAATTTCTCTATACTGCCAGCACTATTACCAGAAGCAGAAGATTGAATACTACCGATGTTTTAGGAGTAGTTGTAATTCCAACATCAAATAATGTTTGCCTTCCTTTTTGTAGAGCcgctttttttactttactgatttttaacttttatgcacCAGATGGATACGTgcgtttcatttttatttttttaaatactttcgtctattagatatatatacatatatacatatatacatatatacatatatatatatatatatatatatatatatatatatatatatatatatatatatatatatatatatatatatatatatatatatataaatatatatatatatatatatatatacatatatatatatatatatatatatatatatatatatatatatatatatatatatatatatatatatatatatatatatatatatatatatatatatgtatatatatatatatatatatatatatatatatatatatatatatatatgtatatatatatgtatatatatttatataagaacatatatttgtatatacaaacatatgtatatatatacataatatacatatgtatatataaaaatgtatatatatacatatgtttgtatatatatatatataaatgcggtagtggtgtagtggtaagagcgctcgctttgtaagcgagaggttcggagttcgactcccaccacgtccctggaagtaccgcgctcaacttagtttctccgcgcagcggccttgctcggcaaggttcgtgtttcggagttaaagagttgagagagggttgcaCCAcgaataacaactaaaaaataaaaaacacaaaaaaatgagtagcctcctcgactgcagtggcccccctcgggccttggggaggtaaataatctaaaaaaaatatatatatatatatatatatatatatatatatatatatatatatatatatatatatatatatacacacacgattaaataattaatacaaaatttatatatataattaatcacaaaaatgaaaaaaattaaatttatttttattaatctataAATTAAATTGTACAATCAAGCAAATCGCCTGTAAAAAAACTAATCCAAAtacgccatttttaaaataagatttaaacacATTATAACTTTTCCCGCTAAATTCAAGATAAGCATGTAGATaagatttaaacaaaagctCTTCCGCAGGGATCTTCTATAAATTACGCAaggctaaatttatttttaaaaaaattattagatctCAAGCTCATTTTTGAggcaattttcattaaacttaatgagctatttttattttttatgtaagttAAAGCTCTTGATAGGGAAAAagagaaggaaaaaaaaacctgGAATGTTATTGCCGCTGTTGGGGGCCCCCATAGGGTCCGGGGCCCCGAGCAATTTGCTCGGGTGACTCACGCTCTGCACGCCCCTGACTGTgtagaagaaagaaaaaattagataagtgttttactaatttaaatatatatatatatatatatatatatatatatatatatatatatatacataatatatatatatatatatatatatatatatatatatatatatatatatatatatatatatatatatatatatatatatatatatatatgtatgtatatatatatatatatatatatatatatatatatatatatatatgtatatatatatatatatatatatatatatatatatatatatatatatatatatatatatatatatatatatatatatatatatatattattagttcaaaaaaaaacaagtagtttaataaaaatattgtaaacataactacctaaactgaaaaatttatacAACGTGTTaaggaaaaattcaaaataaagcCTAATATTCCGAAGAGTCgcgatttcaaaaaaaaatttaatttcgttGATAACTCCGGCAAGTTTTTCGGAAGACACGTTTAGATATTCGCGTGAGTGTTAATCGCACGGCAGAATTTCCATCTCCATTATAACTCACAATaatgcaagtaaaaaaaatacactaatACGTATCTTATTGATGTGAATTAGTAAAAGTaacatatcattaaaaattttattataaaaaaaaaattaacagagaaactttttttcagtcACTGGCATATTTGTTATATGGGCatattattaatagaaaaagtataaagttttattaaaagaataataataaaaaaaaaaattttaatttttgttctcTCTTACTAACGTAAattttacattgaaaaaaaaattgtttgctttgtttttaaGATATCTATCTGTGTTATACACAaaggttttaaacaatttttttttgatgtttattaattattttatttagatgagtttgaaattatgataaacTTTATCATTAGTTGCATTactaatataactaaataattgTGTAATAATGATAAGTTTATCATTAGTTTATACTAATATTATATGTGAACCAAATTTTGTGTTACTTgcataatttttactttattagttaaaagctaactttcaattttaagtaaataaaaataaatagctcAATCCTAAGATTTTTTCAGTTCATTTCTACTTGTGTAAGGTTAGGAGTCAATCAATTTgtcaacatttatatatatatatatatatatatatatata is drawn from Hydra vulgaris chromosome 07, alternate assembly HydraT2T_AEP and contains these coding sequences:
- the LOC136082543 gene encoding zinc finger MYM-type protein 5-like, encoding MDKRKKLSGFHYHLKRLKKQEEHDKNQTKLDTFLSSETFYSPNNDSGIKTLPYTINSNEIKVHEIEMEGEESNQYRESSKTQFSSESRFENQDNLTGVLPFCTWEEISDWPQTLTNHNNQEIVMNSSVNRQLNSFPRNYDHRSFSSSFFCQKVSNGESHPRSWLIYSEKMNKIFCFCCKLFKITDTSLARTGSADWRHLSQNLTRHEVSVDHIKSFGNWIELKRRLQSSKTVDCLTEKQLLNEIDRWDNVLKNIISIIIMMASQNIAFRGSSDKLYEENN
- the LOC136082544 gene encoding zinc finger MYM-type protein 1-like, yielding MAIQSSASGNSAGSIEKLATFEDCQISGSDNTSTRTTSSDGPALLQPFDIGEFETENFSPSQLEKFVMAGRIPFPLDMPKDNGNHIFPMSVLKSRIFLLRNQLPHMTSSLAMIGGLGYEKKWKNLISRIPEHEHSKIHKQCYIQWRELEARMKTDQSIEHLMNRQILNEADTWRKILERILDVILFLGERGLAIRGKSDLIGYSHNGNFLGLLELISHYDPILKEHVIKVKKSQDKGQRLQVHYLSNRSQNEFIGLCAAEVRGQIIEECKSAKYFLTMVDATPDVSHTEQSSFVIRYVHEKEPGKFLIEERFLIFADCAKKTGSDIAELILETLETLKICFEDCRGQGYDNGVNMSGKYKGVQAILQKKNPLSVFLPCDCHSLNLCGQNVASSCTDAETFFGTVQTLYTIFSASPQRWEILQKRLHGVSLHGQSGTRWTERLDSIRPFYNHLSQIIESLKEVKSLNLTPKAKTEIRGALKYMSSFKCVLMSGIWLKVLTLIDRSNQFIQQIKGDEQITELTEAESGEEATFRRTVFYHIFDSVIGGLTARFTAIQEILSIFSFLWKYQKLSETEIKSACSHFSQKYSCDVTENELTEELLHIKQIHTANFGKKPLAPFDLLNKISEMKLGELFRNIVIALRIFASIPVTVASSERSFSKLKFIKNFLRSTMGQERTSDLAILSIECLLAKNIDFHDVIEKFAKQKPRKIIL